In Desulforamulus hydrothermalis Lam5 = DSM 18033, a genomic segment contains:
- a CDS encoding NAD(P)/FAD-dependent oxidoreductase: MNKTADYVIVGGGVIGCSIAYNLAKKGAKNIVLIEKGYLASGATGRCGAGVRMQFGTETNCLLAKHSIEMFEHLEEELEYPDSIEFKQGGYLLLAYTEKMVEQFHKNLGVQHRLGIPSRWVTPEEAKEIVPHLNTQGLLGATFCGKDGHCNPFKTTDAYAKAAKRLGVEIMTYTEVSRLLERDGKIIGVETGGGIIETPVVVLCAGAHSRELAATVGVDLPITPERHQILVTEPVEMMQGPMVMSFYHGLYCQQVPHGSFIMGLGDPNEPKEYNQQGSWQFLHEMAAKATFILPPLANLRVVRQWAGLYDLTPDRQQILGSVPGLQGFHLAAGFSGHGFMIAPMTGKLMAEHILGEPTGFPISMFDFTRFERGELYVEPSVV, translated from the coding sequence ATGAATAAAACCGCTGACTATGTTATTGTGGGCGGCGGCGTTATTGGCTGCTCCATTGCTTACAACCTTGCTAAAAAGGGTGCTAAAAACATTGTATTAATAGAAAAAGGTTATCTTGCCAGCGGTGCTACCGGTCGCTGCGGTGCCGGCGTGCGCATGCAGTTTGGTACCGAAACCAACTGTCTGTTGGCGAAGCACAGCATAGAAATGTTTGAACACCTGGAAGAAGAACTGGAGTATCCCGACAGTATTGAATTTAAACAGGGCGGTTACCTGTTGTTGGCATATACCGAAAAAATGGTCGAGCAGTTTCATAAAAACCTGGGTGTACAGCACCGCCTGGGCATACCTTCCCGCTGGGTAACGCCGGAGGAGGCCAAAGAAATTGTACCCCATTTAAACACCCAGGGATTGTTGGGGGCTACCTTTTGCGGTAAGGACGGTCACTGTAACCCCTTTAAAACCACCGATGCTTACGCCAAGGCGGCCAAACGCTTAGGGGTGGAAATCATGACCTATACGGAAGTTAGCCGGCTGCTGGAACGGGATGGTAAAATAATCGGTGTAGAAACCGGCGGCGGGATAATTGAAACGCCTGTGGTTGTTCTCTGCGCCGGCGCTCATTCCCGGGAGTTGGCGGCTACCGTAGGTGTAGACCTGCCCATTACGCCCGAACGCCACCAGATTCTGGTAACCGAACCGGTGGAAATGATGCAGGGGCCCATGGTGATGAGCTTTTATCACGGGTTGTATTGCCAGCAGGTACCTCACGGCAGTTTTATTATGGGGTTGGGTGATCCCAATGAACCTAAGGAATATAACCAGCAGGGCAGTTGGCAGTTCCTGCACGAGATGGCAGCCAAAGCAACTTTTATCTTGCCTCCCCTGGCTAATCTGCGGGTAGTCCGCCAGTGGGCCGGCCTTTATGACTTAACGCCAGACCGCCAGCAAATTCTTGGCAGTGTTCCCGGCCTGCAAGGTTTTCACCTGGCAGCCGGTTTCTCAGGCCATGGCTTTATGATTGCTCCCATGACCGGCAAGCTAATGGCCGAACACATCCTGGGCGAACCAACCGGTTTTCCCATCAGCATGTTTGATTTTACCCGTTTTGAGCGGGGAGAGCTCTATGTAGAGCCGTCGGTGGTTTAA
- a CDS encoding 4Fe-4S dicluster domain-containing protein, giving the protein MTDLSLAPGLRPATVTVNQAWCKKCGICIAFCSKGVLAFSAGNRLEVVRPDSCVACGLCESFCPDYAITLEVAEQ; this is encoded by the coding sequence GTGACAGATCTCTCTTTAGCGCCCGGTCTGCGACCGGCCACCGTAACCGTTAACCAGGCCTGGTGCAAAAAGTGCGGTATTTGTATAGCTTTTTGCAGCAAAGGGGTGCTGGCCTTTAGTGCGGGTAACCGGCTGGAAGTTGTCCGGCCTGACAGCTGCGTGGCCTGCGGGCTTTGCGAAAGTTTCTGCCCCGACTATGCCATAACCCTGGAGGTGGCAGAGCAATGA
- a CDS encoding glycyl-radical enzyme activating protein — translation MKEAVIFNIQKFCLHDGPGIRTTIFFKGCPLHCQWCHNPESQSFHREFFYNREKCSGCGRCLQSCPQGAIMTTPRGILTDVNRCHFCGNCAAVCFNDARETVGHPYTVHALVQEIEMDRPFYEQSGGGVTLSGGEALCQIDFVAELVKILHHKGISVAVDTCGHLPFSCFDRVLKYVDVFLYDLKMMDAKLHKQYTGQDNRLILENLVRLVNKGAVVHLRVPLLDGINTDDNQILALIDFVKDLKISRVHLLPYHATGSYKYTRLQREYPGHLWARPSDARLHKIKQLFEAYKLNVKIGG, via the coding sequence ATGAAAGAGGCCGTTATTTTTAACATTCAAAAATTTTGCCTGCATGACGGACCGGGCATCAGAACCACTATATTTTTCAAAGGCTGCCCGCTGCATTGCCAGTGGTGCCATAACCCGGAAAGCCAATCCTTCCACAGGGAGTTTTTTTACAACCGGGAAAAATGCAGCGGCTGCGGCAGATGTCTGCAAAGCTGCCCCCAAGGGGCCATTATGACAACCCCCAGAGGTATCTTGACTGATGTTAACCGCTGCCATTTTTGCGGCAATTGCGCAGCTGTCTGTTTCAACGATGCCCGGGAGACGGTGGGACACCCCTATACTGTCCATGCACTGGTGCAAGAAATAGAAATGGACCGTCCTTTTTATGAACAGTCAGGCGGCGGTGTTACCCTGTCCGGCGGGGAAGCCCTTTGCCAGATTGATTTTGTGGCTGAACTGGTAAAAATTCTGCACCACAAAGGTATTTCGGTGGCGGTGGATACCTGCGGGCACTTACCTTTCAGCTGTTTTGACAGGGTATTAAAATATGTAGATGTATTTCTTTATGACCTGAAAATGATGGATGCAAAGCTGCATAAGCAATACACCGGCCAGGACAACCGACTGATCCTGGAAAACCTGGTGCGGCTGGTCAATAAAGGAGCGGTTGTTCACTTGCGGGTACCTTTGCTGGATGGCATTAATACAGATGATAACCAAATCCTGGCCCTAATTGATTTTGTGAAAGATTTAAAGATTTCCCGGGTGCATTTGCTGCCATACCATGCAACCGGCAGTTACAAATACACCAGGCTGCAGCGGGAGTACCCCGGCCATTTATGGGCCAGGCCATCCGATGCAAGATTACATAAAATTAAGCAGTTGTTTGAGGCATATAAACTTAATGTAAAAATTGGGGGCTGA
- a CDS encoding 2-oxoacid:ferredoxin oxidoreductase subunit beta has product MLPEIAQYFRLEKLPHMWCPGCGNGIVLHCLVKAIDKLCLDQDRTVMVSGIGCAARASGYLDFDTLHTTHGRALAFATGVKFAKPELHVFVLTGDGDCTAIGGNHFIHAARRNINLTAIVFNNSIYGMTGGQYSPMTPPACRATTSPYGNLERTFNLAELAAAAGATFVGRATTYHTKLLTDLIIEGHKNNGFSLIEVVTHCPTAFGRYNKMGSPADMLKWQRDHGVTAARYQNLTPAERADKFIVGVLHKQEAPEYTAAYQKMLEKFQGR; this is encoded by the coding sequence TTGCTCCCGGAAATTGCCCAATATTTCCGCCTGGAAAAACTACCTCACATGTGGTGTCCGGGCTGTGGCAACGGAATAGTTTTGCACTGTCTGGTAAAGGCCATTGATAAACTTTGCCTGGATCAGGACCGTACGGTGATGGTTTCCGGCATTGGCTGTGCGGCCAGGGCCTCCGGCTACCTGGATTTTGATACGCTGCATACCACCCATGGTCGTGCCTTGGCTTTTGCCACCGGCGTTAAGTTTGCTAAACCGGAATTGCATGTTTTTGTACTAACCGGGGACGGTGATTGTACAGCCATTGGCGGCAACCATTTTATTCACGCTGCCCGGCGCAATATCAACCTTACCGCCATAGTATTTAATAACAGCATTTACGGCATGACCGGCGGGCAATATTCTCCCATGACGCCCCCTGCCTGCCGTGCCACCACTTCTCCTTACGGAAACCTGGAACGAACTTTCAACCTGGCGGAACTGGCGGCGGCGGCCGGTGCTACCTTTGTGGGGAGAGCCACCACTTACCATACTAAGCTGCTTACCGACTTAATTATTGAAGGGCATAAAAACAACGGTTTTTCCCTGATTGAAGTTGTTACCCACTGTCCCACTGCCTTTGGCCGGTATAACAAAATGGGTTCGCCGGCCGACATGTTAAAATGGCAGCGGGATCATGGTGTTACTGCGGCGCGTTATCAGAATTTAACCCCGGCAGAACGGGCGGATAAATTTATCGTGGGCGTGCTGCACAAGCAGGAAGCCCCCGAGTATACGGCAGCTTATCAAAAAATGCTGGAAAAATTCCAGGGGAGGTAG
- a CDS encoding 4Fe-4S binding protein produces the protein MLAENGIATPDDLAQVVPPAARLARGPVAIAECFQNIPCDPCYHSCKQGAIKEFTDINQRPQIDFDKCNGCGTCMSRCPGLAIFVVDAAYGEQEALVKLPYEFHPLPAVGDVVTAVNRAGQAVGEARVVRVQNAQAQDRTAIIWLAVAKDLMMEVRHCKVKGVG, from the coding sequence ATGCTGGCAGAAAACGGAATTGCCACCCCGGATGATTTGGCTCAGGTAGTACCTCCGGCGGCAAGGCTGGCACGGGGACCGGTGGCCATTGCCGAATGTTTTCAAAATATACCCTGTGATCCCTGCTACCACAGTTGTAAACAGGGGGCTATCAAAGAATTTACCGATATCAACCAGCGGCCGCAGATAGATTTTGATAAATGCAACGGTTGTGGCACCTGTATGAGCCGGTGCCCCGGTTTAGCTATTTTTGTCGTGGATGCTGCCTATGGAGAACAGGAAGCACTGGTCAAGCTGCCCTATGAATTTCATCCCCTGCCGGCCGTGGGTGATGTGGTGACTGCGGTCAACCGGGCCGGTCAGGCTGTGGGAGAAGCCCGGGTTGTGCGGGTGCAGAATGCGCAGGCACAGGATCGCACCGCCATTATCTGGCTGGCAGTAGCCAAAGATTTAATGATGGAAGTTCGCCATTGCAAAGTTAAGGGGGTGGGGTAA
- a CDS encoding 2-oxoacid:acceptor oxidoreductase family protein codes for MPGTWEIRLSGSGGQGLILAGIILAEAAILDGQNVVQTQSYGPAARGGASKAEVIISQEEIDYPKVERPDVFLGLNQESVFKYMGDCKENALAIVDAGLVNHIPPSRAMVYALPITETARRQVGRELVANVVALGALTALSNIVSRSSVTTALLRKVPKGTEDINRQALELGFNLAEQVLAGARAGQV; via the coding sequence ATGCCCGGTACATGGGAAATCAGGCTCAGCGGGTCCGGCGGCCAGGGGCTGATACTGGCCGGCATTATTCTGGCGGAAGCTGCCATCCTGGACGGTCAGAATGTGGTGCAAACCCAGTCCTATGGCCCGGCGGCCAGGGGCGGCGCCAGCAAAGCAGAGGTTATTATCAGCCAGGAAGAAATTGATTACCCCAAGGTGGAACGGCCGGATGTTTTTCTTGGCCTAAACCAGGAGTCAGTGTTTAAGTATATGGGCGACTGTAAAGAAAATGCGCTGGCCATTGTGGATGCCGGGTTGGTCAATCATATACCTCCCAGCAGAGCCATGGTTTACGCTCTGCCCATTACCGAAACCGCCCGCCGGCAAGTGGGACGGGAACTGGTGGCCAACGTCGTGGCCCTGGGCGCCCTGACCGCCCTGTCCAATATTGTCAGCCGGTCATCCGTAACCACCGCTTTATTGCGTAAAGTGCCCAAAGGCACCGAGGACATCAACCGTCAGGCTCTGGAACTGGGTTTTAACCTGGCTGAACAGGTGCTGGCCGGCGCCCGGGCAGGGCAAGTCTGA
- a CDS encoding MoaD/ThiS family protein, which translates to MHVRVTGLLTEYFPAGKEVLTVSLSKPLTVKEILQQIQVNHQLVMTVVVNGQRRDLSYKPADNAEIVLISPLAGG; encoded by the coding sequence GTGCATGTAAGAGTAACCGGTTTGCTGACTGAATATTTTCCCGCCGGCAAAGAAGTGCTGACAGTTTCTTTAAGCAAACCTTTAACGGTAAAAGAAATTCTGCAGCAGATACAGGTAAACCACCAACTGGTCATGACGGTGGTGGTTAACGGTCAACGCAGGGATTTATCTTATAAGCCGGCTGACAATGCAGAAATTGTATTAATTTCCCCGCTGGCCGGCGGCTAA
- a CDS encoding aldehyde ferredoxin oxidoreductase family protein, translated as MYGYGGNILRINLTSGEMHIQPLPPEMARQWIGQRGFIAKILWDELKPGIDPLGPENKLVMSTGPLAGTLVPAGGKVSFGAKSPATGIYGESCMGGHIAAEMKYAGYDVIILEGAASRPCYIYIKDNQVEIRDASHLWGKGAIQTEKALKDELGEAFQICTIGPAGERLVKYACISHDFGRQAGRTGMGTVMGSKKVKAIAICGQQAIPLADLKATVEKGKEMLKGCFAKENLDEWQNYGTAGVPVWANNIGAFPTKNFQSSYLEGNENLDGKVMREKMVVTDKGCFGCPSPCGKYCYVKPYNVYTEGPEYETTALIGGNCLFTNIEQVGYLNYLCDELGLDTISAGNVIGFAMECFEKGILTKEQAGRELKFGDLASFQYLLEKIAAREGIGNILAEGVKYAAEQLGGDAIKFAIQVKGLEWSGYESRSAPSNMLAYMTCDLGAHHNRAWSVTHDIAVGRRVLEGKAQKVIELQHIRPFFDMIGCCRLQWVEIGFELAHYPEVLRYVTGFDYTQDDLMKISEKVWHLTRAFAWRELADYGRKYDYPPARFYEETVTGGPNAGDIISMETLDFLLDDYYRLRGWDKNGLPTRQKLAQMGLDFVIEELEACGRKLS; from the coding sequence ATGTACGGTTACGGCGGCAACATTTTAAGAATTAACTTAACCAGCGGTGAAATGCATATTCAACCACTGCCACCGGAAATGGCACGCCAATGGATTGGCCAGCGAGGTTTTATTGCCAAAATTCTTTGGGATGAGTTAAAACCCGGTATAGACCCTCTGGGGCCGGAAAACAAGCTGGTTATGTCTACCGGCCCGTTAGCCGGCACCCTGGTGCCGGCCGGCGGCAAAGTGAGCTTTGGCGCTAAATCTCCCGCCACCGGCATTTACGGTGAAAGCTGCATGGGCGGCCATATTGCCGCTGAAATGAAATATGCCGGCTACGATGTGATCATACTGGAAGGAGCCGCCAGCCGGCCCTGTTACATTTATATAAAAGACAACCAGGTGGAAATCAGGGATGCCTCTCACCTGTGGGGTAAGGGCGCTATCCAAACCGAAAAAGCCTTAAAGGATGAATTGGGCGAAGCATTCCAAATTTGCACCATTGGTCCGGCCGGCGAACGGTTGGTTAAATACGCCTGCATTTCTCACGACTTCGGCCGCCAGGCGGGGCGTACCGGCATGGGTACCGTCATGGGCAGTAAAAAAGTAAAGGCTATTGCAATTTGCGGCCAGCAAGCAATACCCCTGGCGGATCTTAAGGCAACTGTAGAAAAGGGCAAGGAAATGCTTAAAGGGTGTTTTGCCAAAGAAAACCTGGATGAGTGGCAAAATTACGGTACTGCCGGTGTACCGGTCTGGGCCAATAATATTGGCGCTTTTCCTACTAAAAATTTCCAATCATCTTATCTGGAAGGCAATGAAAACCTGGATGGTAAGGTAATGCGGGAAAAAATGGTGGTCACCGATAAGGGGTGTTTTGGCTGCCCCAGCCCCTGCGGTAAATACTGTTATGTTAAACCTTACAATGTTTATACTGAAGGTCCGGAGTATGAAACCACCGCTCTCATCGGCGGCAACTGTTTATTCACAAATATTGAGCAAGTGGGTTATTTGAATTACTTATGTGATGAGCTGGGGTTGGATACCATTTCGGCCGGCAATGTTATTGGCTTTGCTATGGAATGCTTTGAAAAAGGCATATTAACTAAAGAACAGGCGGGCAGGGAGTTAAAATTCGGTGATTTGGCCAGCTTCCAATATCTGCTGGAGAAAATTGCTGCCCGGGAGGGCATTGGCAACATCCTGGCTGAGGGTGTCAAATATGCAGCCGAGCAATTGGGCGGCGATGCCATCAAATTTGCCATTCAGGTTAAGGGACTGGAGTGGAGCGGTTATGAATCCCGCAGCGCCCCGTCCAACATGCTGGCCTATATGACCTGTGACCTGGGTGCTCACCACAACCGGGCCTGGTCGGTTACCCATGACATTGCGGTGGGCCGCCGGGTACTGGAAGGCAAAGCCCAGAAGGTTATTGAACTGCAGCATATCCGCCCCTTCTTTGATATGATCGGCTGCTGCCGTCTGCAATGGGTAGAAATAGGTTTTGAATTGGCCCACTATCCGGAAGTACTGCGCTATGTAACCGGGTTTGATTATACACAGGACGATTTAATGAAAATTTCAGAAAAGGTATGGCACCTTACCCGGGCTTTTGCCTGGCGAGAACTGGCGGATTACGGCAGGAAATACGACTACCCGCCGGCCCGCTTTTATGAAGAAACCGTCACCGGCGGACCCAATGCCGGGGACATTATATCCATGGAAACCCTGGATTTCTTGTTGGATGACTACTACCGCCTGCGGGGTTGGGATAAAAACGGCCTGCCCACCCGGCAAAAATTGGCGCAAATGGGATTAGACTTTGTGATTGAAGAGTTGGAGGCCTGCGGGCGCAAGCTCAGTTAA
- a CDS encoding NAD(P)/FAD-dependent oxidoreductase — MKQTEIAIVGGGPAGLSAALQAAKLGAEVYLIDRNDYLGGQLIKQTHRFFGSKEQRASERGIDIARELAQQVTAQPNIKVMTEATALGYYEDGVLLVEQQRKVFTVKPQRLIIATGGAEKTLLFPNNDLPGVYGAGAVQTLVNVYGVKPGQRVLMVGAGNIGVIVSYQLLQAGVEVAAIIEAAPRIGAYWVHAAKVVRAGVPIYTRHTILRAHGTREVTGATVVQLDEKWQPVAGTEKMFDVDVICLSVGLTPLTELLWQAGCRMVFVPELGGHVPLRNERLETSVPGIYVAGDVSGIEEASAAMMEGALAGLNAAADLGYTSESLAADRQHLLVQLAGLRSGPVGEKIRKGLAQVLLK, encoded by the coding sequence GTGAAACAAACCGAAATTGCCATAGTCGGTGGCGGTCCGGCGGGCCTGTCAGCTGCCCTGCAGGCTGCCAAACTGGGAGCCGAGGTGTATTTGATAGACCGCAACGACTATCTGGGCGGCCAGTTAATTAAACAAACCCACCGTTTCTTTGGTTCCAAAGAACAGCGGGCATCCGAACGGGGTATCGATATTGCCCGGGAACTGGCGCAGCAGGTTACCGCTCAGCCAAACATCAAAGTAATGACCGAAGCTACCGCCCTTGGTTATTATGAGGACGGTGTTTTGCTGGTGGAACAGCAGCGCAAGGTTTTTACCGTTAAACCTCAGCGGCTGATTATTGCTACCGGCGGGGCAGAAAAGACTTTGCTGTTTCCCAACAATGATTTACCCGGGGTGTACGGAGCAGGAGCAGTACAAACCCTGGTAAATGTGTACGGTGTTAAACCCGGGCAAAGGGTACTGATGGTGGGGGCCGGCAACATTGGGGTGATTGTCAGCTATCAACTGTTGCAGGCCGGGGTAGAAGTGGCAGCAATTATTGAAGCAGCTCCCCGCATCGGTGCCTATTGGGTTCATGCAGCCAAGGTGGTACGCGCCGGCGTACCCATCTATACCCGCCATACCATTCTACGGGCCCACGGCACCAGGGAAGTAACCGGTGCCACGGTGGTGCAGCTGGATGAAAAATGGCAGCCGGTGGCGGGTACCGAAAAGATGTTTGATGTGGATGTTATTTGCTTGTCTGTAGGGTTAACTCCTTTAACAGAATTATTATGGCAGGCCGGCTGCCGGATGGTGTTTGTCCCGGAACTGGGCGGCCATGTCCCTTTGCGCAATGAACGGTTAGAAACATCCGTACCCGGTATTTATGTAGCGGGCGATGTATCTGGCATTGAAGAAGCCTCAGCAGCCATGATGGAGGGGGCCCTGGCAGGCTTAAATGCAGCTGCCGACCTGGGTTACACCAGTGAAAGTCTGGCCGCTGACCGGCAGCATTTGCTGGTCCAACTGGCCGGGTTGCGTTCCGGGCCGGTGGGAGAAAAGATTCGCAAGGGCTTGGCCCAAGTTCTTTTAAAGTGA
- a CDS encoding 4Fe-4S dicluster domain-containing protein — MQIALNEARCSGCRTCQVICSLHNFNENNPKKAAVKIIGHFPAPGRYEINICNQCGLCAAVCPAEAIQEAGGVYRIDKEKCTGCGACVESCPSEAMVQHPAEKAPIKCVACGQCVELCQRGAIYDADAREVQ, encoded by the coding sequence TTGCAAATTGCATTAAACGAAGCCCGCTGCTCGGGCTGTCGCACCTGTCAGGTGATTTGCAGCCTGCATAACTTTAACGAAAATAATCCCAAAAAAGCTGCCGTAAAAATTATCGGGCATTTTCCTGCGCCCGGCCGCTATGAAATTAATATTTGCAACCAGTGCGGCCTTTGCGCTGCTGTCTGTCCGGCAGAGGCCATCCAAGAAGCCGGTGGGGTTTACCGTATTGATAAAGAAAAATGTACCGGTTGCGGTGCCTGCGTAGAGTCTTGCCCCTCTGAGGCCATGGTTCAGCACCCGGCCGAAAAAGCGCCCATTAAGTGTGTAGCTTGCGGCCAGTGTGTTGAATTGTGCCAGCGGGGAGCGATATACGATGCGGATGCCAGGGAGGTGCAGTAA
- a CDS encoding (2Fe-2S)-binding protein, whose amino-acid sequence MCDANQTATTVICRCEDITLEEVRGYIEQGITDLEQLKRLLRVGMGPCQGRTCTPLIVNELARATGRPVREIPLTVFRQPTTPVKLGVLAGGTEHE is encoded by the coding sequence ATGTGTGACGCAAACCAAACTGCTACCACAGTTATCTGCCGTTGCGAGGATATTACCTTAGAAGAGGTACGGGGTTATATTGAGCAGGGCATCACTGACCTGGAGCAATTAAAAAGACTGCTCCGGGTAGGTATGGGGCCCTGCCAGGGCAGAACTTGCACCCCCTTGATTGTTAATGAACTGGCCAGGGCTACCGGGCGTCCTGTCCGGGAAATTCCCCTGACGGTTTTTCGCCAGCCTACCACCCCTGTTAAATTGGGTGTTCTGGCAGGAGGTACCGAACATGAATAA
- a CDS encoding (2Fe-2S)-binding protein, whose protein sequence is MRITEHPILEFRTGKKVKFIFDGKELEGYEGETIAAALHAAGIRVMRESGRLHRPRGLFCNIGNCSSCLMVVNGEPNVRVCVERLREGMVVETQKGKGELK, encoded by the coding sequence ATGCGGATAACTGAACATCCAATATTAGAATTTAGGACCGGTAAAAAAGTTAAATTTATTTTTGACGGTAAAGAATTGGAGGGTTATGAAGGCGAAACCATTGCCGCCGCCTTGCATGCAGCAGGGATTCGTGTTATGCGGGAAAGCGGCCGTTTACACCGCCCCAGGGGGCTGTTTTGCAATATCGGAAACTGTTCCTCCTGTTTAATGGTGGTAAACGGGGAACCCAATGTAAGGGTTTGTGTGGAGCGCTTGCGGGAAGGCATGGTGGTGGAAACCCAGAAGGGGAAAGGTGAGTTAAAGTGA
- a CDS encoding 2-oxoacid:acceptor oxidoreductase subunit alpha, whose translation MNSDARLVQGNEACAEGAIYAGMRFYAGYPITPSTEIAEILAKRLPQVGGKFIQMEDEIAGMAAVVGASLTGVKSMTATSGPGFSLKQENIGYACMAEVPCVVVNVQRLGPSTGVATAPAQGDVMQARWGTHGDHPIIVLSPSSVKETFALTVRAFNLAEQFRVPVILLMDEVVGHMREKVTLPAPGGLTVIDRCKPKVSREDYYPYRAEEDKAPPMACFGEGYRFHVTGLFHDESGFATEKPDIIEGQLRRLHNKIYRHLDEIITYDSERTEDAELVVISYGGTARAVARAVRLARQDGYKIGTLRLQTLWPFPEKAVAELAAAGKKLMVAEMNRGQLLLEVQRVAAGRSQVVGCLQANGELIRPETILNKIREVL comes from the coding sequence ATGAACAGTGACGCACGTTTGGTGCAGGGCAACGAAGCCTGCGCCGAAGGAGCCATTTATGCCGGAATGCGATTTTATGCCGGTTATCCGATCACTCCGTCCACGGAAATTGCGGAAATCCTGGCCAAACGCCTGCCACAGGTGGGGGGTAAATTTATTCAGATGGAAGATGAAATCGCCGGTATGGCAGCAGTGGTGGGGGCTTCTTTAACCGGCGTCAAAAGCATGACAGCCACCAGCGGGCCGGGTTTTTCCTTAAAACAGGAAAACATCGGTTATGCCTGCATGGCGGAGGTGCCCTGTGTGGTAGTAAATGTGCAGCGACTGGGGCCCAGTACCGGGGTAGCCACTGCACCGGCCCAGGGAGATGTCATGCAGGCCCGCTGGGGCACCCACGGTGACCATCCAATTATTGTTTTAAGCCCATCCTCCGTTAAGGAAACCTTTGCCTTAACAGTCAGAGCCTTTAACCTGGCAGAGCAATTCCGGGTGCCGGTCATCCTGCTGATGGATGAAGTGGTGGGCCATATGAGAGAAAAAGTTACACTGCCTGCGCCAGGCGGGCTTACAGTAATCGACCGCTGCAAGCCGAAGGTCAGCCGGGAGGACTATTACCCTTACCGGGCAGAGGAAGATAAAGCACCGCCCATGGCATGTTTTGGCGAAGGCTATCGTTTTCATGTAACCGGCTTGTTTCACGACGAGAGCGGCTTTGCTACCGAAAAACCTGATATTATTGAAGGGCAGTTGCGGCGCCTGCATAACAAAATCTACCGTCACTTGGATGAGATTATTACTTATGACAGTGAGCGAACAGAGGATGCGGAACTGGTGGTAATCTCTTACGGCGGCACTGCCAGGGCGGTGGCCCGGGCGGTCAGGTTAGCCCGTCAGGATGGGTATAAAATTGGCACACTGCGCCTGCAAACTCTCTGGCCTTTTCCGGAAAAAGCAGTGGCGGAGCTGGCTGCCGCAGGCAAGAAATTAATGGTGGCAGAGATGAACCGGGGGCAGCTGCTGCTGGAAGTGCAAAGGGTGGCTGCCGGTCGGAGCCAGGTAGTTGGTTGCCTGCAGGCTAACGGCGAACTTATCCGGCCGGAAACCATACTTAACAAAATCAGGGAGGTGTTATAG